A single Branchiostoma floridae strain S238N-H82 chromosome 11, Bfl_VNyyK, whole genome shotgun sequence DNA region contains:
- the LOC118426375 gene encoding alpha-N-acetylgalactosaminide alpha-2,6-sialyltransferase 2-like: protein MGKEIDKHDFIFRVNQAYTRGYENDVGSRTTHYVFFDRSLTSMKPDHYPVEQNITYIFVPCREADYSYLRTIGNGTNVFKAPPENVRVIHPDFMRYVHFVWMRVHAFRPTTGGIMTMVALHACDKLSLYGMGYTYKYSNHYFDTTYQPFLSVLMTHDHKREIKLWDTLDKEDIVYWYRRDVF from the exons ATGGGCAAGGAGATCGACAAGCACGACTTTATATTCAG AGTAAACCAGGCATACACGAGAGGCTATGAGAACGACGTTGGCAGCAGAACAACTCACTATGTGTTCTTCGATCGTTCACTGACTTCAATGAAGCCAGATCACTATCCTGTTGAACAG AACATCACGTATATATTTGTGCCATGCCGGGAGGCAGACTATTCATATCTTAGGACAATAGGAAACGGCACCAACGTGTTCAAGGCGCCTCCAGAAAACGTGCGAGTCATCCACCCTGACTTCATGAGATACGTGCATTTTGT GTGGATGAGGGTCCATGCATTCCGACCAACAACTGGAGGCATCATGACCATGGTAGCCCTCCATGCCTGTGACAAGCTTAGCCTGTACGGAATGGGCTACACTTACAAGTACAGCAACCACTACTTTGACACGACTTACCAGCCGTTCCTATCTGTGCTCATGACTCACGATCATAAGCGGGAGATCAAGTTGTGGGACACCCTGGACAAGGAAGATATCGTGTACTGGTATAGAAGAGATGTTTTCTAA